The Chitinophaga parva genomic sequence GTTTTGCCGAGGGTGTTCACCTCTTCCCATTCCGAACAGAGAAGTTAAGCCCCTCATGGCCGATGGTACTGCGCAATCATGCGGGAGAGTAGGTAGCTGCCATATTTATTCAGAAAGTCTCACAGGGTAACTTGTGAGACTTTTTTGTTTTAGGCCATATCGTACATGCGGTATGGCCTTTTTTGTTTTACTATGCTGTCATACGATGGATTTGTTTTACCCCGGCTAATGAATACCTTTACCATTCACAGCATCTTTCCACATGAGCCATGCATCCACTTTAAAGATCTTCATTTTGCACCGCGCAGCACGGGGGCGCGAGGCTACGTTTCACGATATTGACAGGCACCTGGATGCAATGGACGAAGCCGATTATGCGCCTGCACGGTTTAAGGAAGCCGGAGGCGGCATCAGCATTGTATTGAACAACTACCTCACTTTATACCGCTCCACGGATTTCAAGGCGGCATCAGACATTGTATATTTCCTGCTGCAGTCTGTTTCCTGGCTGGATGATCACCAACAGGAAGCAGCACCGTCAATTCCTGACGGGGTAACACTTTACATGACGAACGGCGACATAATACGGCTCACCAAAGTTGACGATGATACCATTGCCATCAGCTACGACCGGCTCAATACCAGGATACCGGTAACGCCCCGCAGCAACATGTTCTTTAGCGATGTGCTGGTGTCAAAACAGGAATGGGTCTCGGCCGCAATAGTGGCATTGAAGGAATACCAGCGGATACTGGACTGGATCGTGGAAGAAGGTAATGCAGCGGATGAAGCCACGCTACTGCTCACGGCACTCAGCAAAGGGATTGACGCTATGCTCCCCAGCCATTAACCCACTATCATTTCATTGTATTTCACATCAGACATGGATGAACACCGCGGGATCAATTCCACATCAAAAATATATTTGATGGGCGTTTCTGTTTCCATTTCATTGTTCAACAACCGGATCAGTGTTTCCGCTGCTTTTTCCCCCATCTTATAACCCGATTGTTCAATGGTGGTAAGGGAAGGCGATATAATGCGAGAAGACAGGTCATTGGAGTATCCCACCACTTTTATTTGGCCGGGAATAGGGATATGTAGCTTTTGAGCCGTCTGTATTACGGCGATGGCTGCAGTATCATTTGCCGTAAAAATACCGTCCGGCAACGTACGGCTGGTAAGCACCTGCTCCGCTACAGCTGTTGCAGATTCCAGCGTGAGGTGACACACCTGCACATGGTGCTCATAGAACGGTAACTGATGTTTTTGTAAAGCAGCTTTGTAGCCTTCCAGTCTTTGCTGGTAAAGGTTGCAGGTAAGCGCCCCGGTGATATGCACAATATTCTTACATCCATTTTCAATGAGGTGCTCTGTAGCAAGAAAGCCGCCCTGGAAGTCATCACCGGTGATGGAATGGCCTTCAAAGCCAGGTGGGATGCGGTCATAAAGCACTACGGGTATATTGTTCTTTTGATAAGGGGAAAGATAGTCTGCATTGGGCGTGTGCATGGAGGCCACAGACAACAGCCCGTCCACGCGCAGGGAGAAGAAGGTTTTAGCAAGTTCCTTTTCCATTTCAATGTCTTCTTCGGATTGCCCGATCACAACGCTGTAGCCGTGTTTGTGGGCAATGTGTTGTACGCCGCTGATGGCAGTGGATTGAAAGTAAACAGAGGTGCGGGGTACGATCAGGCCAATGATGTTAGACCGGCGTTTGCGCAGGCTGGAGGCGATCCAGTTAGGCACATAGCCCATCTCCTCCGCAAGCTGCTGTACCCGTTCACGGGTTTGGGCATTAATAAGTGGATGATGTTGCAAAGCCCGGGAGACGGTAGAGGGTGATAGATTGAGGGCGTGCGCAATGTCGTAAATAGTTGTACGGCTGCGTTGTTTCACGGTGGAATATTTAAATGAGGTTTAAAGAGGGCATATTAATCAATTTCGGTCATAAAAATCCTTCGCAATTGTTATCGTGGAATTAATAGGGTTCCTAATCGATGTGTAAAAACGACACGAAGTGATGAACAGGTAGGTACCCGGGATACCATAAATGCAGGCGAAAAAGAGGGGATGTAAACGGGTTCACAGGGCACTAAAATAGACTATAAAATATTGATTGTTAATATATTAATGAATGAGCTGTAATTTTCTTGCCAACGTTGTTGTAAATGCCCGGAATATCGC encodes the following:
- a CDS encoding LacI family DNA-binding transcriptional regulator, encoding MKQRSRTTIYDIAHALNLSPSTVSRALQHHPLINAQTRERVQQLAEEMGYVPNWIASSLRKRRSNIIGLIVPRTSVYFQSTAISGVQHIAHKHGYSVVIGQSEEDIEMEKELAKTFFSLRVDGLLSVASMHTPNADYLSPYQKNNIPVVLYDRIPPGFEGHSITGDDFQGGFLATEHLIENGCKNIVHITGALTCNLYQQRLEGYKAALQKHQLPFYEHHVQVCHLTLESATAVAEQVLTSRTLPDGIFTANDTAAIAVIQTAQKLHIPIPGQIKVVGYSNDLSSRIISPSLTTIEQSGYKMGEKAAETLIRLLNNEMETETPIKYIFDVELIPRCSSMSDVKYNEMIVG